The nucleotide sequence GGCACGATTAATCATACTGTGTTATCCATTAAGGCTTTGCAGGCAGCTGACATACCAATTGAAGGTGTCATTTTAAACAGCATACATAGCGAAGACGAAACGATTGAAAAAGATAACATCCACGTGATCCAGCGATTAACTGGTGTACCAGTACTCGGCATCGTACCACCTCTGCATGATTTAAAGATTGCTTTTCAAGAACCAAGCACGACACAATCACTATTTGCACCATTACTTAAAAAGGAGAATCTAATACGATGAACCAGCAGACCCTTTTAGAGAACAGCAAAAAACATTTATGGCTGCCTTTTACACAAATGACAGATTACGAACGAGATCCCCTAATTATCGAGAGTGGTGAAGGGGTTAGACTAAGAGACATTTATGGAAATGAATACTTGGACGGCTACTCATCGCTTTGGCTGAATATACATGGTCACCGCAAAAAGGAGATTGATGAGGCAATCAAAAAGCAGCTTGATTCAATCGCGCACTCTACCCTGCTCGGAGCTTCGAATGTTCCAGCCATTGAACTGGCAAAAAAATTGGTAGAGATTACACCTAGTAACTTAACACGTACCTTTTATTCGGATAGCGGTGCTGAATCTGTTGAGATCGCAATCAAGATGGCTTATCAATATTGGCATAACAAAGGTTATACCTCTAAGCGAAAATTTGTAACGTTAACCAACGGATATCACGGAGACACAGTCGGTGCTATTTCTGTAGGAGCTGTAGATCTTTATCACCGCGTGTACGGTTCTCTTATGTTCGAATCCATTAAGGCACCTTTTCCTCTTGTTTATCGTCATGAGAGTGAGCATTTAGATGTTATTCGTGATGAAGCTTTGGATGAGCTGCACAAAATATTTGAGAAGCACAATGAAGAGATCGCGGCCATAACGGTAGAAGCTCTTATTCAAGGAGCAGGAGGAATGAATATTATGCCACCTGGCTATTTGAAGGGTGTCGAAAAGCTTTGCCGAAAGTTTAATATTCTTTTGATTGTAGATGAAGTCGCAACTGGCTTTGGCCGAACGGGTAAAATGTTTGCAATTGAACACGAGGATGTTCAACCAGATCTGATGACAATTGCAAAAGGAATAACCGGGGGATATTTACCGATTGCTGCGACCATGGCAACTGAAGAAATTTATGATGCTTTTTATGGGGAATACGAAGAGTTTAAAACCTTTTTCCACGGCCATTCGTACACAGGAAACCAGCTTGGCTGCGCGGCAGCACTTGCCAATCTAAAAATATACGAACAGGAAAACTTGATAGATAAAGTGCAAGAAAAAATGGCATATATAGCGTATGAACTGCAAAATATTGAGGAATTAAAACATGTTGGTGATGTCCGCCAGCTGGGGTTAATGTGCGGCATTGAGCTCGTGATGGATAAACAGACGAAAGAACCTTTTCCATGGCAAGAACGCATCGGCTATAAGTCAACTTTACGGATGCGGCAACTTGGCATGTTAACAAGGCCACTTGGTGATGTTGTTGTCTTTATGCCCCCGCTTGCAAGCTCCAAAGAAGAGCTTAGTGAAATGATTTCTATCTTAAAACAAGGAATTGAAGAAACCACAGAAGCGTTTGTAAGTGTGAATTAAATTGTAGGGGGTCTGTCCCGGGGACAGACCCCCTACAATTTTGATTAGCCATTGTTATGAAAAATCGATATGATAGACACACCATCATTCATTCAGGAGTGTTTTGTTTTGACTAAATTATTATTAATTGGAGCTGGAGAAGTGCATTTGTCGGTTCTTCAGCATTTACAAAAAGAGAAATTTACAGATATCGAGATCACAATGATAGCTGACGAAAATAATCGAACGGATGTCACCGCATTATGTCAAAAAGCTAACGTAACTTTTATAGAAGATACGATTATCTCATTTGATCCTTTACAGAAAATGCTGTTGAGCTTTTCTGGTGAAATTTACCGTTTCGATGTGATTTCTTTTGATATTGAAATGAAGGTTTCTCTTTTTAAGCAAGCATTAGTACCTGTTGATAACCAAGGCTTAATGGTCGTTGAGGATACGCTGCAGAATACTGAATTTCCTTTTCTGTTTGGCGTGGGGAAATGTATCACGATTGCAGGGAATTCGAATGTTGCTGAAAGTCGCTCGGAGCAAGGTTTAGTTTTATGGAAAAACATCAAGATGTATCTTTCAGGTCGTTCACTGAGGCCGTTAAAGTCAAAGAATGCGAAAATCTCATTTATTGGTGAATGGATTCGACGTTTAAATAAAAAGTAAAGAAAGCTCATTTCTATGAAAAAAGGCCGCTCAAAAGGTAAATCCTCCTTTGAAGCAGCCTCTTTTTATGATTCCTTTACTAGACCTGACATAATCAAACTCCACACATGTTCAAATTCTTGCTTAATATGCGGTGATGTCCATTCTTTTGCAAGCGCTGGGTGATGAAACCGAGCCGTAGCAAAAAAAAGAGCTGCAGCCTGTTCATGAGCATTACGCTTTTGAAACTCGCCACCCTGAATACCCTCTTCAACAATCTTTGTTAATTGAGCGATCAGTTCGTGAATATGTGCGGTGATGGCCTCAACGGATTCCTCAGCAAGCGCGTTATACATCGCAAACAATTCCGGATCTTCCTTCGCCTTCGACTGCTTGATATGAATGAGTCTTTCGATCCAGCTTCTCACTTTATCGAACGCCGAGCCTTCTTCATCAACCATTTTCCCGAGTGGTGTGGACACTTCATGTAGCCAGCGTTCAGCAACCGCTTCTTTTAGCGCAGCCTTGCTTGCAAAATGACGATACAATGTCCCATGACTCACACCGAGCGCACGAGCTACATCAACGACTGACGTTTTATCCAGTCCGAAGCGACGAAGAACTTGTTCGGTTGTATCTAAAATTTGTTCCCTCGTTAAAGGTTCTGCCATTCTTTATTCTACTCCTAACATTGCCATCTGTTCTTTAGCATAACGTGTTCCCGCTACTTTGTCAGCCGGAACAGCTGCTTCGATTTTTTCAAGGTCTGATGTGGACAGCACTAAATTCAGCGCACCAAACGCATCTGCTAAATGTGTGCGTTTGCGTGCTCCAATCAATGGAATCACATCTTCGCCTTGAGACAATACCCAGCTAATCGCAATCTCCGCTACTGTTGCTTGTTTTTCCTCGGCAATCTGACGCAACGCTTCAACTAATGCTAAGTTTTGATCCAGATTTTCACCCATAAAACGAGGTGCGAACGAGCGGAAGTCGATTTGACCTTGACGCTCTTTCGTCCACTTTCCACTTAATAA is from Fictibacillus sp. b24 and encodes:
- the bioA gene encoding adenosylmethionine--8-amino-7-oxononanoate transaminase; this encodes MNQQTLLENSKKHLWLPFTQMTDYERDPLIIESGEGVRLRDIYGNEYLDGYSSLWLNIHGHRKKEIDEAIKKQLDSIAHSTLLGASNVPAIELAKKLVEITPSNLTRTFYSDSGAESVEIAIKMAYQYWHNKGYTSKRKFVTLTNGYHGDTVGAISVGAVDLYHRVYGSLMFESIKAPFPLVYRHESEHLDVIRDEALDELHKIFEKHNEEIAAITVEALIQGAGGMNIMPPGYLKGVEKLCRKFNILLIVDEVATGFGRTGKMFAIEHEDVQPDLMTIAKGITGGYLPIAATMATEEIYDAFYGEYEEFKTFFHGHSYTGNQLGCAAALANLKIYEQENLIDKVQEKMAYIAYELQNIEELKHVGDVRQLGLMCGIELVMDKQTKEPFPWQERIGYKSTLRMRQLGMLTRPLGDVVVFMPPLASSKEELSEMISILKQGIEETTEAFVSVN
- a CDS encoding TetR family transcriptional regulator, producing MAEPLTREQILDTTEQVLRRFGLDKTSVVDVARALGVSHGTLYRHFASKAALKEAVAERWLHEVSTPLGKMVDEEGSAFDKVRSWIERLIHIKQSKAKEDPELFAMYNALAEESVEAITAHIHELIAQLTKIVEEGIQGGEFQKRNAHEQAAALFFATARFHHPALAKEWTSPHIKQEFEHVWSLIMSGLVKES